Part of the Pseudomonadota bacterium genome, GTTGGAATTATTGCAGCACAGTCAATCGGTGAACCGGGAACGCAGCTTACCATGAGAACGTTCCATATAGGCGGGACTGCTTCAAGAAGGGTTGAACAGTCTACACTGGAAGCAAGAAATGACGGCAACCTCAAATATATAAATGTCAAAGTCGTGAATAACAGAGAAGGTGTGCCGGTTGTTATGAACAGGAATGGTGAAATTGCCATTGTCGATGAAACAGGAAGAGAAAGAGAGCGATATTCTGTTATTTATGGGGCCAAACTGAAAGAAGCTGATGGAGAATTTGTGAAAAAAGGACAGACACTCGCAGAGTGGGACCCCTATACAATACCTATCCTCTCCGAAGTATCCGGAAAGGTCAAGTTTGGCGATATTGCCGAAGGCATGACAATGCAGGAGAGCAAGGACGAAGTTACCGGTCTTTCATACAGGGTTATTGTGGAGCCACGGGATGCGGATTTGAGGCCAAGAATCTCCATAAAGGACGATAAGGGGAAGACGATTGTTGTGCCAAGCACGACAAGCCAGGCCCGGTATATATTGCCTGTAGGCGCACATATAGTTGTCAGCGAAGGGGATGATATACATGCCGGCGATGTTGTATCAAAAATACCGAGGGAAACCACGAAAACAAAAGATATTACCGGTGGCCTTCCAAGGGTGGCTGAACTTTTTGAGGCACGGCGGCCAAAGGAAAATGCAACGGTAACTGAGGTGAACGGGTTTGTCTCTTTTGGAAAGACCTCAAAAGGTAAGAGGGAGATATTTGTTAAGTCGGAGAGAGGTGAGGCGATTAAATACATCATCCCGCGAGGGAAGCATATCATTGTCCATGAAGGGGATTACGTGAAGGCCGGCGAGCCGCTGATGGATGGTCCTGTGAGCCCCCATGATGTACTCCGTATTCTTGGAATTAAAGCCCTTGCAAGCTATCTTGTGGACGAGATCCAGGAGGTATACCAGTTGCAAGGTGTAAAAATCAACGATAAGCACATTGAAGTTATCGTGAGACAGATGTTGAAGAGGGTAAGGATAAAGGATGTTGGTGATACCAACTTTATAATTGACAACCCCGTTGAAGGGTGGGTTTTTGAAGAAGAGAACAGGCGAGTTATGGAAGCCGGAGGAAGACCTGCTAAAGCGGAACCTTTATTCCTCGGGATTACAAAGGCCTCTCTCATTACAGATAGCTTTATTTCAGCGGCGAGCTTTCAGGATACAACCAAAGTCCTTACACAAGCTTCAATAGAGGGAAGGGTGGATTACCTGAGAGGGCTTAAAGAAAATGTGATTATGGGAAGAATTATCCCTGCAGGTACAGGATACTCCCGTTACAGGCACTATGATATGACAGTACTCGATAAGTCAGAAGAGGCCAGGGAGAAGTTGTCAGGGGCCGAGGTTTCTTAACTTCCTGTCTGCAATAATAGCTTCTTCGCTTTTCGGATAAAGCTCTATAACCTTTTTGAAGATGGTTATAGAGCTTTTTTTGTCCTTCAGATAACTGAATGCCTCTGCCTGTGACAACAGGGCTCTGGGAACCTTGTCGCTCTTGGGGTATTTGTCGTAGACTTCCTGGAAATTTAAAATTGCATTGTCGTAATTCTTCAAATTCATGTAGCTTTCCCCGAGCCAGAAATATGCATTGGGTGCAAGAGGCGTTTTACTATACTTTGCTATGAAATGTGTGAATTTTTCAATTGACTCTTCATAGGACCCTTTTTGAAAGGTATCAAAGGCCTCTCTGTATGAAGCTTCATAGTTTGCATCGTCAACAGGTTGAGGAATGGGTGCTATTGGTGAATGTGCCTGCGGCTTCAGCCCCGATTTCTTTAAGACATTTATTTCGGTCTTTGTTTCATTCCAGTATATCTGTAATTGGTGTTCCAGTTCATCCAGTTTGCCGAGCATGATCTTTGTATTGTTTTCTCTATTGTCAGCCGAGGTGGATATATTGATAATCTGTTTCCCCAGGGTTTGATTATCTTTTGAAAGGGCAGATAGTTTGCCATCTGTTTCGGCTTTATAACGGTTTAATTCAATATTGAGAGAATTTACACTTTGTTGAAGTCTGGTAAGTTCATCGGTAGATGTACAACCGAAAAAGCCAAACAACAAAGAAACGCATAGCACATAGCGAAGAGCGGAGAGCAGAGAGCGGAGAGCGGATAGCGTCGAGAATCCGGGTAGTCGAGGGTTACAATCGCCTGACCCCTTGACCCCTTGACTCCTTGACCCCTGTAAAATTGCCCATTGAGTGTCTTTCGTTTTCATGTGCT contains:
- the ybgF gene encoding tol-pal system protein YbgF, giving the protein MKTKDTQWAILQGSRSQGVKGSGDCNPRLPGFSTLSALRSLLSALRYVLCVSLLFGFFGCTSTDELTRLQQSVNSLNIELNRYKAETDGKLSALSKDNQTLGKQIINISTSADNRENNTKIMLGKLDELEHQLQIYWNETKTEINVLKKSGLKPQAHSPIAPIPQPVDDANYEASYREAFDTFQKGSYEESIEKFTHFIAKYSKTPLAPNAYFWLGESYMNLKNYDNAILNFQEVYDKYPKSDKVPRALLSQAEAFSYLKDKKSSITIFKKVIELYPKSEEAIIADRKLRNLGP